AAATTATGAAGATATTAAACAATTTTTGGGGAATACTTAAAGGAACTTACAAAGACTGGAGCGCACGCGATTTAGGCACGGAAGCCGCCAGCTTGGCATACAGCGCCATTTTTTCAATCCCGGGTCTTCTGATTATCGTGATCTGGATTACGGGAATTTTCTTTGGCGAAGAAGCGGTACGCGGCGAGATTACAAAACTCATCGGAAGCATGATGGGAAAAGATGTGGGGAAGAGCCTGGAAGAAATGGTTGTAGGAGGCATGGTGGATAAGAAGAACGTGGTGATGAAAATCATTGGGATCGTTACGCTTGTCTTTGGTGCCACATCATTGTTTTTTCAGTTTCAGAAATCCCTCAACAAGTTGTGGGATGTGACGGCTGCACCGAAAAAAGCGTGGGAAAAATACCTTCTTGACCGCGCGAATTCCCTGGGGATGATTGTTGTTATTGCATTCCTTTTGCTGATTACCCTGCTTTTAAGTTCTTTTATCGGTCTTGCCAATGATTGGGTGATCCGCCGTTTCGGCCTTG
The sequence above is a segment of the Chryseobacterium sp. JJR-5R genome. Coding sequences within it:
- a CDS encoding YihY/virulence factor BrkB family protein, whose product is MKILNNFWGILKGTYKDWSARDLGTEAASLAYSAIFSIPGLLIIVIWITGIFFGEEAVRGEITKLIGSMMGKDVGKSLEEMVVGGMVDKKNVVMKIIGIVTLVFGATSLFFQFQKSLNKLWDVTAAPKKAWEKYLLDRANSLGMIVVIAFLLLITLLLSSFIGLANDWVIRRFGLETLILVNVINIVVGLLVTLFLFAAMFKILPDVELQWKSVWVGAAVTAALFTLGKYILTFYFDKFNPSSSFGTAGTIILLLLWINYSFQIIFFGAEFTKVYTKTMGYKLKLSKHAKWSPQIVPEEDAKEVVSGIESSHDTANKTANDTMV